In the Hordeum vulgare subsp. vulgare chromosome 7H, MorexV3_pseudomolecules_assembly, whole genome shotgun sequence genome, one interval contains:
- the LOC123409262 gene encoding protein FAR1-RELATED SEQUENCE 5-like, translated as MDPCDPDLGYLEPPHTDHAQTKVNSGANEDMQDICIGSQEALFMEPNFSYVALLKGYIDINGGYETINTQGRESCSSDTDNGQTNDGGEPLLQLHQTKTGGINENKKTSHEDLCMLGDFVEDQDNSPVQLEGLDAQTTTFHDILLDPWKPTLFDDILLDQVDRNNEGARGAFEREQNHTWNLDSPTYVDDGSSRESREAETSTNACCLQVPNSENENNDINEETIDEFLENERWAAEGGNDRSIDSELKPKTGMQFSTREEAQKFLNFYAFVAGFSISVVSTARTTSKKRNGEVVRVTLKCNKYGHNTKTERENLIVHRKSTVIAKTDCKAQMIVALKDGRWRITNLNLDHNHDLNPGSRFFRSHVYMSDEEKALIRTMKRCNIPTRKIVAVLAYIRGGMDKLPYNKRKVGNYGTTINRELENSDVMEVQQYFQKKQAESPGFCYSMEVDAKNKVRSVFWTDARSRTMYQEYGDCISFDTTFLTNKYNLPFAPFVGISPHGKTYLFACALIVNETANTFKWLFQQFLAAMGGKAPKSIITDQDKAMESAIKDVFPQATHRTCLFHVMKKAEEQMCRVFQLNQGLYEDFHDIVNNSLTEKEFETLWQTMIETYNVGEVKFFQDMWKTRKKFVPVYFKTKFFPFIQTTARSEGTNALFKKGVGAQFSMTSFLREYQRILDNIHGNEDELDHNATHKKRRGKYEAIHGIPGKELLQTRT; from the exons ATGGATCCTTGCGATCCAGATCTGGGATACTTGGAGCCGCCGCATACTGACCATGCCCAAACTAAG GTCAATAGCGGTGCGAATGAGGACATGCAAGATATATGCATTGGAAGCCAGGAAGCTCTATTCATGGAG CCGAACTTCTCTTATGTGGCGCTGTTGAAGGGTTATATTGACATAAATGGAGGCTATGAGACAATCAATACCCAG GGGCGGGAGTCGTGCTCGAGCGATACTGACAATGGTCAAACAAATGATGGGGGTGAACCTCTGCTGCAATTACACCAAACAAAGACTGGGGGCATCAACGAGAACAAGAAAACAAGCCATGAG GATTTATGCATGTTGGGTGACTTTGTTGAAGACCAAGACAATTCTCCAGTGCAATTGGAGGGTCTGGATGCACAAACAACAACTTTTCATGATATTCTCTTGGATCCATGGAAGCCAACCCTCTTTGATGATATTCTCTTGGATCAG GTTGACAGAAACAATGAAGGAGCAAGAGGGGCTTTTGAGAGAGAGCAAAATCATACCTGGAATCTCGACTCGCCAACATATGTTGATGATGGTTCCTCCAGAGAGTCTCGAGAGGCAGAAACATCAACAAATGCATGCTGCCTGCAAGTTCCAAACAGcgagaatgaaaacaatgatatcaatgaagaaaccatagaCGAATTTTTGGAAAATGAAAGATGGGCCGCAGAAGGAGGAAATGACCGATCAATTGATAGTGAGCTCAAACCTAAAACGGGGATGCAATTTTCCACGAGGGAAGAAGCTCAAAAGTTCTTAAACTTCTATGCCTTTGTAGCTGGTTTCTCCATATCAGTCGTGTCGACTGCCCGCACAACCAGCAAAAAAAGGAATGGAGAGGTTGTAAGGGTAACACTAAAATGCAACAAATATGGGCATAATACAAAGACTGAGAGAGAAAACTTGATAGTACACAGAAAAAGCACTGTCATAGCAAAGACAGATTGCAAAGCGCAAATGATAGTCGCTTTGAAAGATGGAAGATGGCGTATAACTAACCTCAATCTTGATCATAACCATGATCTTAACCCTGGAAGTAGGTTTTTTCGATCTCATGTTTACATGTCTGATGAAGAGAAAGCCTTGATCAGAACAATGAAAAGGTGCAACATTCCTACAAGGAAAATAGTGGCAGTGTTGGCATACATAAGAGGAGGAATGGACAAGCTACCATACAACAAAAGGAAAGTGGGTAACTATGGTACAACAATAAACAGAGAATTGGAAAATAGTGATGTCATGGAAGTGCAGCAGTACTTCCAGAAGAAACAAGCTGAGAGCCCTGGATTTTGCTACTCAATGGAAGTAGATGCAAAAAACAAGGTCAGGAGCGTTTTTTGGACAGATGCTAGATCTAGAACAATGTACCAAGAGTATGGGGACTGCATCAGCTTTGACACAACATTCCTAACCAACAAGTACAACTTGCCGTTTGCACCATTTGTTGGTATTTCTCCACATGGGAAGACATACTTGTTTGCGTGTGCTCTTATTGTCAACGAGACTGCTAACACATTCAAGTGGTTGTTCCAACAGTTCTTGGCAGCAATGGGAGGGAAGGCACCAAAATCAATAATTACTGACCAGGACAAAGCAATGGAAAGCGCAATAAAAGATGTGTTTCCACAAGCAACACACAGAACATGCTTGTTCCATGTCATGAAGAAAGCTGAAGAACAAATGTGCAGAGTGTTTCAACTGAATCAAGGGTTGTATGAGGACTTTCACGACATAGTCAATAACTCATTGACAGAGAAAGAATTTGAAACACTATGGCAAACAATGATTGAAACTTACAACGTGGGTGAGGTGAAATTTTTCCAAGACATGTGGAAAACAAGAAAAAAGTTTGTGCCAGTGTACTTCAAGACAAAGTTTTTCCCATTCATCCAAACAACGGCCAGGAGTGAGGGCACAAATGCTTTGTTCAAGAAAGGGGTTGGTGCACAGTTCAGCATGACAAGCTTCTTGCGAGAATACCAGAGAATACTAGACAACATCCATGGAAATGAGGATGAGCTCGACCATAATGCAACGCACAAGAAA AGAAGAGGAAAGTATGAAGCTATACATGGTATACCAGGCAAAGAATTACTACAAACAAGAACATAG